The following DNA comes from Mycobacterium sp. MS1601.
ACAGTCGGGGCAGGTCCCGGTCGACGAGCTGGCGCTGCAGCGCGATGGTGGCGGTGGACACCACCACCGGACCTCGCTCGTCCGCGGCCATGGCCAGCGCGGGAACCAGGTAGGCCAGCGATTTGCCGGTACCGGTCCCGGCCTGCACCGCCAGGTGCTCGCCGGTGTCGAACGCGCGAAAGACAGCTTCGGCCATCTCGATCTGACCGCTGCGTTCGGTGCCTCCGAGTGCGGCGACGGCCTGGGTCAGCAGTTCGGTGACGTTTTTCAGGGCGCGATCACCCGGGTCGGGATGGCGGGTTCACCGGCCGAGAGCTTCAGCCCTTCCCACGGGATGCTGGTCAGCCCCTCGGCCACCAGAGCGCGGGCCTTGGCCAGATCATCGCCGGCCACCAGGTCTCCGCCGCGAACCAGCGGAACCGTCAGCAGCCGCGCCGGCCTGCTGTCGGTCTGCGGGGCATCGGCCGGGTAGATCACCTCTTCGAGGATGGTGCCGGACGCCTTGGAGTAGCGCACCGCCTTCTTGCGGCCGCCGTGGGATTCCTTGTGACTACTGCGCTTCTGCACCGGGATGCCGTCCACCTCGACGAGCTTGTAGACCATTCCCGCGGTGGGTGCACCCGACCCGGTGGCCACCGATGTCCCGACGCCGTAGCTGTCCACCGGTTCGGCGCGCAGTGCGGCGATGGAGTACTCGTCGAGATCACCGGACAGCACGATCTTGGTGCCCGTGGCGCCCAGTTCGTCGAGTTGGACCCTGGCCTGGCGAGCCAGCACCCCCAGGTCGCCGGAGTCGATACGCACCGCCCCCAGTTCAGGGCCCGCCGCGGCGACGGCGTTGGCGATCCCGCTGGTGACGTCGTAGGTGTCGACCAGCAGTGTGGTGCCGACGCCGAGTGCGTCCACCTGGGCGCGGAACGCGGCCAGCTCATCGGGGCCGTCCTCGGTGGTGTGCAACATCGTGAACGCGTGGGCGCTGGTGCCCAGCGCGGGCACCCCGTGCAGCCGCTGTGCCTCCAGATTCGACGAGCCGTGGAAACCCGCGATGTAGGCGGCCCTGGCAGCGGCCACCGCGGCACGTTCGTGAGTGCGGCGTGAGCCCATCTCGATGAGCGTGCGGCCCTGCGCGGCGGTGACCATCCTGGCCGCCGCCGACGCGATGGCGGCGTCGTGGTTGAAGATCGACAGCGCCAGCGTTTCCAGCATCACGCACTCGGCGAAGGTGCCGGTCACCGTCAGCACCGGCGACCCCGGGAAGTACAGCTCGCCTTCGGCGTAGCCGTCCACGTCGCCGGCGAAGCGGAAGTCCCGCAGGAACAGCAGGGTGTCGGGATCGAGGAATTCCGACACCATGTCCAGGGCTCCGGTGTCAAAGGTGAACTGGCCCAGTGCTTCCAGAAAGCGGCCGGTGCCCGCCACCACGCCGTAGCGACGGCCGGGCGGAAGGCGGCGGGCGAACAGCTCGAAAGTGGTCTGGCGCCCGGCAGTGCCGTCACGCAAGGCCGCCGACAGCATCGTCAGCTCGTACTTGTCGGTCAGCAGCGCCACCGTCACGGTCAATACGCTAACGCCTCGGGTGGGCAGCCGGTGACCGGCGCGTGCAGGGCTCGCTATTCTGATACCCATGGCTGCGCCAGCATCGACCAAACCGGGGTCTGCCGGGCAACAACAGGTCGAGACCGTGGACGCGACACTCGACGCCAATCAGCGGCCGTGGGTCACCATCGTCTGGGACGACCCGGTGAATCTGATGAACTACGTGACCTACATACTGCAGAAGCTGTTCGGCTACTCCGAACCGAAGGCGACGGAACTGATGCTGCAGGTGCACAACGAGGGCAAGGCAGTGGTGTCGTCGGGCTCGCGGGAATCGATGGAAGTCGACGTCTCCAAGCTCCACGCAGCCGGGCTGTGGGCCACCATGCAGCAGGACCGCTGACGCACGGTGCGTAAATGGAAGCGGGTGGCTACCGCCGACGGTCCTCGGTTTCGGTCCGCCCTCGAACCGCACGAAGCTGCGTTGTTGCAGAACATGGTGACGTCTTTGGTGGGCATGCTCGACGACCGGGAATCGTCAGCGCCCAGAGACGAACTCGCTGATATCACCGGGATGCGCACAGGGCACACCGCCGCCCCGGAAGACGCCACACTCGGCCGGTTACTGCCCGACTTCTTCCGCCCGCAGAACGACCATCCTGCCGGTTCGGCGGCCGCTGAGAGCCTGAACAGCGCGCTGCGCAGTCTGCATGAACCGGAGATCATCGACACCAAACGCCAAGCAGCACAACGGGTTCTGGACACATGCCCGCAGAGTGGGGGGCGTTTTGAGCTCTCCGAGGACGACGCGCAAGCCTGGGTGGCATCCGTCAACGATGTGCGCTTGGCCCTGGGCACCATGCTCGACATCGGCCCGGGTGGTCCGGACGCGCTATCTCCCAACCATCCGATGGCCGGGCACCTGGACGTCTATCAATGGTTGACCGTGCTGCAGGAGTACCTGGTGCTGAGCCTGATGGGGAAGTGATGACGGGCTCGATCACCGATGTCGCCGGAATCCTGGTGGGCAATTACCAGCGCCTCGACCACGACGCCGAGCTCGGCTCGGGCTGGGCCGTGGGCACCACGGTGATCGTGGCGCCCCCGGGCACCGTCGGTGCGGTCGACGTCCGCGGTGGCGCGCCGGGCAGTCGGGAGACTGATCTGCTGGACCCGGCCAACAGTGTGCGCTATGTCGATGCAGTGGTCCTCACCGGCGGCAGCGCCTACGGCCTCGCGGCCGCCGACGGTGTGATGACCTGGCTCGAGGAGCAGGGCCGCGGTGTCGCCATGGACGGTGGGGTAGTGCCCATCGTGCCTGCCGCGGTGATCTTCGACCTGCCGGTCGGTGGTTGGCAGTGCCGCCCCGGTGCTGAATTCGGTTATGCCGCGGCATCATCGGCGGGTACGGCTTTCGATCTCGGCACGGCAGGGGCGGGCACCGGTGCGCGTGCCGGAGTGCTCAAGGGCGGCTTGGGAACTGCTTCGCTGACCCTGCCGGAACTCGGGGTGACGGTCGGTGCCGTCGTCGCCGTCAACGCGGCAGGCAACGTCGTGGACCCCGACACGGGCCTGCCCTGGATGGCGCACCTGATCAAGGAGTTCGGCCTGGTGCCGCCACCGGCCGACCAGATCGCCGCGCTCGCCGAACGCGACCGGGAACTCGGACCGCTCAACACCACCATCGCGGTGGTGGCCACCGATGCGGCGCTGAGCCCCGCCGCGTGCCAGCGGATGGCGGTCGCCGCCCACGACGGGCTGGCCCACAGCATCCGCCCGGCACACACCCCGATCGACGGAGACACCGTGTTCGGGCTGGCCACCGGTGCTGTCGAGGTGCCACCCGACGTCTCCGCCATCCCGGCTCACATGTCGCCGGAGACCAAGTTGGTGGCTGCCCTGGGAGCCGCCGCGGCGGACTGTCTGGCGGTGGCCGTGCTGACCGGAGTGCTGGCCGCTTCCTCGGTCGCCGGAATACCGACCTACCGTGGCATGTTGCCTGGTGCATTCGCCGGAAGGAACTGAAGTGTTGACGATTCGTGCCGACCTGGTCGACGCGATGGTGGCCCATGCCCGCGCGGACCATCCCGACGAGGCGTGCGGCGTGATCGCCGGCCCGGAAGGATCGGACCGTCCCGAGCGGTTTATCGCCATGGTCAACGCCGAGCGTTCGCCCACGTTCTACCGGTTCGACTCCGGCGAGCAGCTCAAGGTCTGGCGCGGTATGGACGACAACGACGAGGTTCCCGTCGTGATCTACCACTCGCATACCGCCACCGAGGCGTACCCCAGCCGCACCGACATCTCCTTCGCCTCCGAACCGGAGGCGCACTACGTGCTGGTGTCCACCCGCGATCCGGAGCAGCACGAGCTGCGCAGCTACCGGATCCTCGACGGGGTGGTCACCGAGGAACCCGTCACCGTCGTCGAGCAGTACTAGAAAGGTCCAGCCACATGTCAGTAACCGTGTCGATCCCGACCATCCTGCGCACCCACACCGGTGGCGAGAAGCGTGTCAGCGCCGACGGCGCCACGCTGCAGGCCGTGATCAGCGACCTGGAAGCCAACTACTCGGGTATTTCCGAGCGTCTTGTCGATCCCAACAACGCAGGCAAGCTGCACCGGTTCGTCAACATCTACGTCAACGACGAGGACGTGCGTTTCTCCGGCGGCCTGGACACCGCGATCTCCGACGGCGACTCGGTGACCATCCTGCCGGCTGTCGCCGGTGGGGCATGAGATACAACTCGCTGCTCGAGGCGCTGGGCAACACCCCGATCGTGGGGCTGCAGCGGCTCTCGCCGCGCTGGGCGGCGACCGAGGACGGACCGCATGTCCGGCTCTGGGCCAAGCTCGAAGACCGCAACCCCACCGGATCCATCAAGGACCGGCCCGCGCTGCGGATGATCGAACAGGCCGAACGCGACGGCCTGGTGAAACCCGGTGACACCATCCTGGAACCCACCAGCGGCAACACCGGCATCTCGCTGGCGATGGCCGCGCAGCTCAAGGGTTACCAGCTGATCTGCGTGATGCCGGAGAACACCTCCATCGAACGCAGACAGTTGCTGGAGCTCTACGGCGCGCAGATCATCTTCAGCCCGGCCGAGGGTGGTTCCAACACCGCGGTGGCCACGGCCAAGAAGCTGGCCGCCGAGCACCCCGAGTGGGTGATGCTCTACCAGTACGGCAACCCCGCCAACGCCGACGCGCACTACTACGGAACCGGTCCGGAGATCCTGGCCGACCTGCCGGAGATCACCCACTTCGTGGCGGGCCTGGGGACCACGGGCACCCTCATGGGCACCGGCCGGTTCCTGCGGGAGCACGTACCCGGCGTGCAGATCGTCGCCGCTGAACCTCGCTACGGCGAGGGGGTGTACGCGCTGCGCAACATCGACGAGGGCTTCGTCCCGGAGCTGTATGACCCCGAGGTGTTGACCACCCGCTACTCGGTGGGCGCGTTCGAGGCTGTCAAGCGCACCCGCGAACTGGTCCAGGTGGAAGGCATCTTCGCCGGCATCTCCACCGGGGCCATCCTGCACGCCGCGCTCGGCATGGGCGCCAAGGCGCTCAAGGCCGGTGAGCAGGCCGACATCGTGTTCACGGTGTGTGACGCCGGGTGGAAGTATCTGTCGACCGGCGCCTACGCCGGTAGCCTGGACG
Coding sequences within:
- a CDS encoding P1 family peptidase, yielding MTGSITDVAGILVGNYQRLDHDAELGSGWAVGTTVIVAPPGTVGAVDVRGGAPGSRETDLLDPANSVRYVDAVVLTGGSAYGLAAADGVMTWLEEQGRGVAMDGGVVPIVPAAVIFDLPVGGWQCRPGAEFGYAAASSAGTAFDLGTAGAGTGARAGVLKGGLGTASLTLPELGVTVGAVVAVNAAGNVVDPDTGLPWMAHLIKEFGLVPPPADQIAALAERDRELGPLNTTIAVVATDAALSPAACQRMAVAAHDGLAHSIRPAHTPIDGDTVFGLATGAVEVPPDVSAIPAHMSPETKLVAALGAAAADCLAVAVLTGVLAASSVAGIPTYRGMLPGAFAGRN
- a CDS encoding MoaD/ThiS family protein, whose translation is MSVTVSIPTILRTHTGGEKRVSADGATLQAVISDLEANYSGISERLVDPNNAGKLHRFVNIYVNDEDVRFSGGLDTAISDGDSVTILPAVAGGA
- a CDS encoding Mov34/MPN/PAD-1 family protein, with product MVAHARADHPDEACGVIAGPEGSDRPERFIAMVNAERSPTFYRFDSGEQLKVWRGMDDNDEVPVVIYHSHTATEAYPSRTDISFASEPEAHYVLVSTRDPEQHELRSYRILDGVVTEEPVTVVEQY
- the aosR gene encoding oxidative stress transcriptional regulator AosR produces the protein MRKWKRVATADGPRFRSALEPHEAALLQNMVTSLVGMLDDRESSAPRDELADITGMRTGHTAAPEDATLGRLLPDFFRPQNDHPAGSAAAESLNSALRSLHEPEIIDTKRQAAQRVLDTCPQSGGRFELSEDDAQAWVASVNDVRLALGTMLDIGPGGPDALSPNHPMAGHLDVYQWLTVLQEYLVLSLMGK
- a CDS encoding cysteine synthase gives rise to the protein MRYNSLLEALGNTPIVGLQRLSPRWAATEDGPHVRLWAKLEDRNPTGSIKDRPALRMIEQAERDGLVKPGDTILEPTSGNTGISLAMAAQLKGYQLICVMPENTSIERRQLLELYGAQIIFSPAEGGSNTAVATAKKLAAEHPEWVMLYQYGNPANADAHYYGTGPEILADLPEITHFVAGLGTTGTLMGTGRFLREHVPGVQIVAAEPRYGEGVYALRNIDEGFVPELYDPEVLTTRYSVGAFEAVKRTRELVQVEGIFAGISTGAILHAALGMGAKALKAGEQADIVFTVCDAGWKYLSTGAYAGSLDEAEDALEGQLWA
- a CDS encoding nicotinate phosphoribosyltransferase → MLSAALRDGTAGRQTTFELFARRLPPGRRYGVVAGTGRFLEALGQFTFDTGALDMVSEFLDPDTLLFLRDFRFAGDVDGYAEGELYFPGSPVLTVTGTFAECVMLETLALSIFNHDAAIASAAARMVTAAQGRTLIEMGSRRTHERAAVAAARAAYIAGFHGSSNLEAQRLHGVPALGTSAHAFTMLHTTEDGPDELAAFRAQVDALGVGTTLLVDTYDVTSGIANAVAAAGPELGAVRIDSGDLGVLARQARVQLDELGATGTKIVLSGDLDEYSIAALRAEPVDSYGVGTSVATGSGAPTAGMVYKLVEVDGIPVQKRSSHKESHGGRKKAVRYSKASGTILEEVIYPADAPQTDSRPARLLTVPLVRGGDLVAGDDLAKARALVAEGLTSIPWEGLKLSAGEPAIPTRVIAP
- the clpS gene encoding ATP-dependent Clp protease adapter ClpS, which translates into the protein MIPMAAPASTKPGSAGQQQVETVDATLDANQRPWVTIVWDDPVNLMNYVTYILQKLFGYSEPKATELMLQVHNEGKAVVSSGSRESMEVDVSKLHAAGLWATMQQDR